The DNA sequence TTTTCCGAGCTGGCCACTTTAATTATGCCAGAAAATGTGGGCGATTTTAATCAGGCAATGATGGATCTCGGTTCTGAAATTTGTAAACCTAAAAATCCTCTGTGTGATGAATGCCCCCTGGAGGATGACTGTCTTGCATTTTCTTTAAATAAGATTTCAGAGTTTCCTGTCAAAACAAAAAAAGTAAAAACAGAAGATCTCCATCTGCAGTATTATTTTGTTCATTATAATGGGCAATTCGCTATTCAGCAGAGAAAAGATGATTTTATCTGGAAGAAACTTTTTGAGTTTCCGGCTTTTATTCCTGATGAATTGGAACCATTTGTAAGTGGTCTTAAGACAGTTCGTCATAAACTGACTCATAAAAATGTAACGATAGATATTTATAATGTTGGGATCACCTCAAAAGAAATTTGGGACGACTTTATTAAAAAACATCAATATCTCATAACGGACTTCTATGCGTGGCAGGATAAATCTTTTCCGAAGCCTTTGGAAAACTATGTTCAAAACTCATTGAAAGACTGAAAT is a window from the Chryseobacterium sp. T16E-39 genome containing:
- the mutY gene encoding A/G-specific adenine glycosylase, with protein sequence MEKNFKSSDFLNVGNKLLVWYKKNARDLPFRKTKDPYKIWICEIVFQQTRIAQGLNHYNNFIKRFPNVESLAGAAEDDVLLHWKGLGYYSRAINIHKAAQQIMTDYHGVFPSQYEDILQLKGVGKYTAAAISSICFAGNMPAVDGNFYRVLSRIFADDFDISNSRAFAYFSELATLIMPENVGDFNQAMMDLGSEICKPKNPLCDECPLEDDCLAFSLNKISEFPVKTKKVKTEDLHLQYYFVHYNGQFAIQQRKDDFIWKKLFEFPAFIPDELEPFVSGLKTVRHKLTHKNVTIDIYNVGITSKEIWDDFIKKHQYLITDFYAWQDKSFPKPLENYVQNSLKD